One genomic region from Terasakiella sp. SH-1 encodes:
- a CDS encoding FCD domain-containing protein, whose product MDAFKRMEANVRNAEGYAQADADFHIAILAATHNDYLNALGGLISADLLSSIKVTNPDYEKNVASLKFHEAVVTAISEHDPAKAKLAMDTLLEDAGKKLRMAGS is encoded by the coding sequence ATGGATGCCTTTAAACGTATGGAAGCAAACGTTCGCAATGCCGAAGGTTATGCCCAGGCGGATGCGGATTTCCATATTGCGATCCTGGCAGCAACTCACAACGACTACCTTAATGCATTGGGGGGGCTGATTTCTGCTGATTTGCTCTCCAGCATCAAGGTGACAAACCCGGATTATGAGAAGAATGTGGCTTCATTGAAATTCCATGAAGCCGTTGTAACTGCCATTTCTGAACATGATCCGGCAAAGGCGAAGCTTGCAATGGATACATTGCTTGAGGATGCCGGAAAGAAACTGCGGATGGCGGGGAGCTGA
- a CDS encoding Fic family protein — translation MSEKEPINGKKPKKQTENDQTILKQSQDIQSDIENLTDRLMNFTFDQKRIEELLSEVSIQPNIEKALFLAKKQRVDVVYHAAALEDNPFTLPEVQTLLEGITVGGHKLSDESQVLNLDKAWKHTLDLIRDQRFELEKQTICEIHKLVAKEEALEWGQFRSGGVTISGTQYRPPEASKLDQIFEKGCENLQQIENPILKAMCYFLMGALNQFFYDGNKRTSRITANAMLISKGYPVFNILAKDKLAFNKTMIEFYDTQEGTKALEFFIPYYLEMNKGLGFGY, via the coding sequence ATGTCTGAGAAAGAGCCGATTAATGGTAAAAAACCAAAAAAGCAAACTGAGAACGATCAAACAATTTTAAAACAGAGCCAAGATATTCAGAGCGATATTGAGAATTTAACGGATAGACTTATGAACTTCACATTTGATCAAAAACGAATAGAAGAACTTCTCTCAGAAGTGTCTATCCAGCCGAATATAGAGAAAGCTTTGTTCCTCGCAAAAAAGCAGAGGGTTGATGTTGTTTATCATGCGGCTGCACTTGAAGATAACCCTTTTACCTTACCTGAAGTTCAAACCTTGCTTGAGGGTATAACTGTCGGAGGCCATAAGCTTTCTGATGAAAGCCAAGTTCTAAATCTAGATAAAGCTTGGAAACATACGCTTGATCTTATTCGAGACCAGAGGTTCGAATTAGAGAAGCAAACAATATGTGAAATTCACAAACTGGTTGCCAAAGAAGAAGCTTTGGAATGGGGGCAGTTTAGGAGTGGGGGAGTAACGATTTCCGGTACTCAATATAGGCCTCCTGAAGCTAGCAAACTTGATCAAATATTTGAGAAAGGTTGTGAAAATTTACAACAAATAGAAAACCCTATTTTAAAAGCTATGTGCTATTTCCTCATGGGAGCATTGAACCAATTCTTCTATGATGGAAACAAGAGGACTTCACGAATTACAGCAAATGCAATGCTAATTTCTAAAGGTTATCCTGTATTTAATATCTTGGCCAAAGACAAGTTGGCATTTAACAAGACAATGATTGAGTTCTACGATACTCAAGAAGGTACAAAAGCCTTAGAGTTCTTTATTCCGTATTATTTGGAAATGAATAAAGGGCTTGGCTTCGGTTATTAA
- a CDS encoding DUF6538 domain-containing protein, producing MVDHLPKYIFKKRRIFYFTRRVPKDVRSHYTTDRIVLSLRTRSITVARIEATNLAAKLDDHWLLLRRRMYSDPFERFMHVKEAIEIAKSNAPTFSEAKDIYLKVKEVGRPRTFSTAINRAHKNLITIVGDKPIDMYSRHDANKLRDAYAKKNLSKATIHRAFNVIAVSSSAYSAEQREAKNMSQSEIEKLCSSLAGITSLGTASVKTELEPTGMLGSTPSSSFRNHKALKALISNGNWQIGGPSVRKNNQCWFDVVVSGVYNGNSHNTSFTCEIQKFSVANDGSANVHYVSRCIK from the coding sequence ATGGTAGACCATCTTCCCAAATACATTTTCAAAAAACGTCGAATCTTCTACTTCACACGTAGAGTTCCAAAAGACGTTAGAAGTCACTACACCACTGACCGTATAGTCTTATCCCTTCGCACTCGTTCCATAACAGTGGCACGGATAGAAGCAACCAATCTTGCGGCAAAGCTTGATGACCACTGGCTACTTCTCAGACGGCGTATGTATAGCGACCCGTTTGAACGTTTTATGCACGTCAAGGAAGCCATCGAAATAGCCAAATCCAATGCACCCACGTTCTCAGAAGCCAAAGACATATATTTGAAGGTTAAAGAAGTTGGACGACCACGCACGTTTTCGACAGCTATCAATCGTGCCCACAAGAATCTCATCACTATTGTCGGTGATAAACCTATCGATATGTATTCTCGCCACGATGCAAATAAGCTGAGAGATGCCTACGCTAAAAAGAACTTGAGCAAGGCCACCATTCACCGTGCCTTCAACGTCATTGCTGTAAGTTCTTCTGCTTATTCAGCAGAACAAAGAGAGGCTAAGAATATGAGCCAATCAGAAATCGAAAAACTATGCTCAAGTTTGGCTGGTATAACGTCTCTGGGGACAGCATCTGTAAAGACGGAATTAGAACCTACGGGTATGCTTGGTTCAACACCTTCAAGTTCTTTCAGAAACCACAAAGCCCTAAAAGCTTTAATTTCTAATGGAAATTGGCAAATTGGTGGACCGAGCGTCAGAAAAAACAATCAATGCTGGTTTGATGTGGTAGTTTCAGGTGTTTACAACGGAAATTCACACAACACATCATTCACTTGTGAAATCCAGAAGTTTTCTGTTGCAAACGATGGCTCTGCCAACGTTCACTATGTGTCCCGCTGCATAAAGTAA
- the tnpA gene encoding IS200/IS605 family transposase — protein sequence MPQYRKASHVTYDCRYHIIWITKYRRKILTPQIHQRLKTIIQGITKELYINTISLGMEDDHIHLYASIPITQPIPYVVQKLKGRTSHIIRQEFKTYLKPYYWKPVLWATGYFVATVGEVSHDIIKNYVDNQGKQDVLGNDETIEL from the coding sequence ATGCCACAATACAGAAAAGCATCCCACGTCACCTACGACTGCAGATATCACATCATCTGGATCACCAAATACAGACGAAAAATCCTCACCCCACAAATTCACCAACGCCTCAAAACCATCATCCAAGGCATCACCAAAGAACTCTACATCAACACCATCTCCCTCGGCATGGAAGACGACCACATCCACCTCTACGCCTCCATCCCCATCACCCAGCCCATCCCCTACGTAGTCCAAAAACTCAAAGGCAGAACCTCCCACATCATCCGCCAAGAATTCAAAACATACCTCAAGCCCTACTACTGGAAACCAGTCCTCTGGGCCACCGGATACTTCGTAGCAACCGTAGGCGAAGTCTCCCACGATATCATCAAAAACTACGTAGACAACCAAGGCAAACAAGACGTCCTCGGCAACGACGAAACAATCGAACTCTAA
- a CDS encoding hemagglutinin repeat-containing protein codes for MKQLLKKTLCWTLSLTIALQPNMVQAQSATITVDPSMPTASVSTTINDTPLLDIVAPNGSGVSHNKFTDFNVGKSGLVVNNSTIDTLTKTGGAIFANPNFSGTAASLIINEVTSANRSSLTGFTEIAGQKADYILANPNGITCNGCGFINTSRSTLTTGTPVFSGTSLDSLSVNGGDVVVNSLGLNANDADAFDIITRAAEISGAINAKELNIIAGRNDVQYSDRSVTKKTDDGSTKPTLAIDSSALGGMYAGRIALIANETGVGVNMQGEMAASTSELTITADGKIELKKASAATGLTITAQNSNDVTASSTLYAGDDLAISAGGTATLSSATLSTKDDVTVSAATITASNATITAGRNSDGSNATTGDLSLTATNSLSFEGSTLQAVETATLSADQISDGSASGGITATGAISITGTTSTTLTGNVQSNSNVSLSGAAITAKNITAGGTATINATNTANLSGHLQSTSTASLTGQTISTNQITTGGDITLTATTQATLSGKTQSNAALNLTAPTLSTAELEAVGNLTLEGSTRATTSGNITAGGTFSLTGGALTTGSGTGDITGTATINGASYSGSNALEATGNITVTTTGDTTLNTGGSLTSSGSVSVTSSGGNITSDGTISSQTGTTLTANQALTTTANSQTQSADDTTITAGTTLTNGGLMTATNDLTLTALHLINSGTISDGSSDGFELNITGDLTNTGLLYSSGSLTLATPGTLTNEEGNILANGNIQIDSNGSGGKNTKVYNLSGNIESLNGGISIYTNNLTNERKGASSPTPKTISSSSSTKTTKTNYYRGSDSHPSCGVVGTCSLTRTTSSSSVIEKTTSYTGDPAKLISSLAMTLDATNLTNKGGYIATNNDLTLKGNTLTNEGQATIRTTSSSSKTVKIIAYVDAETGSMPSSKSTSSSSSTSSTVIEAGDTFITAGGNITGPFTGSIDNISMFGGADPVSITAGSANVHATSADIGLPTTASINANISLPSGPGGLFVQTTNPTANYIIEVNPAVATLGALYGSDYFTQKMGFNLAGEVKRLGNNDWETRQVRDQIMAVTHNRFLSPTITNDNDQYLALMDAALAQQEDLQLSYGVALSSKQIASLTQDMVWMVEVELEDGRKALKPVVYLAEATRMKIDSSGAIIHAEGDLNLTAGGDITNSGTLSGANTTIASSAGSLTNTYGKLEAANGNLNVSTDQDITNTGGLLTGENVTLSATNGNFTNTTETWQQSSATLHDNYDRRRDVNIGRSIVSGSQARVQATGGNLTITSGQDITDTGGKLTSTGDATLKAGGDITLKALKTVNKSYDRDRHGRYAGVSTTQEAYQTSEIHAGGALNLNSAQQTVMQGSTLQAGTDLTITSGTDTVMTAVQNTKAVDSASIGMNGQLGRWSTQVNNDLASLKAGNDLTITSGENTTAKGTTLVAGNDLSIDSGATTTLTGVQDTYKQDIVGEKYELHIDNRTTVSARAIAGSDLSIKSGEDITVAGSTLSAGKSATLEADNNIAIAGMQDMKYRMERTSKSGMLSSSSTTNTSYNENTVSSSITAGENVTIRAANDTTLQATNVRARDNLSLSAEQSLTITSAEDKSHSSSVTTKSFGINLGVASYNSMKGTASSNGETTTVTSTLSGDNVSISSGADLNIKGSQIEAETDASLNAGGKLNIEHASNTKESSSSSFKSKSMSVTIPGLSIGYNSAQTQTDSVYDQTVVAATLKSGNDLNVNVGADAAITGSELEAGGDLNMTVGGDLNLATAQNVHQETHSQTSSKGFNIGVSFANVGVNVAQTKIKGSEQSALDVINEGTVLKADQNLNVSADNISIVSGELSSGTDTTLSATNDIAMTTAQDIHQTSSSTLTGKTTSVGVSYGGQTEGGDTNYSVGMTASKGKFTTNTTTQTDTLQQGTEITAGNDINITSGKDTTLVNAELTAGDSTTIEAGGDVNLLAAADTHATTNSTSTTKTSSVGVNVGASLNYDNGGPDSTFGSKDGKFTTGTLGVGVTQTKSKSSTTSTTTTQTVHQGTTIRSGDGTTVTAANDATVENTETTGQVLQDGDTLTAGDTVTETTLTNTVKTVTTSTSSSSSSSSLSGPDLKQFVLDSVANAVGEIGANKIGDMKAGEKNEDGTQEEGIDEGTHKILHAANGAIEGFIRSGGDLDAAGAGAIGAVVGEVTAEVAGDLISKDDEDRNQKITYAATTAALIAANLLGQDSDIAMQAASNAVKNNRMLHTTEILAVEKTAEQMAKTKGGTKEEWVTRLGNEALRQVDAEMSREIAQDSEALAILKTMDNYGKGFTDNLGNQLKFLSEDNQFNNPSLFASTVMANKSFYDVVLKDFAPTGFENLKGVLPGSTLGMANALQEIHKSSNVVGGGTELNLTDQEKINRTFELVETSKQIYLVKQELKNAKQKTLTSDQKSELFLLNDGLELTKTKVMGGITQTMQTGFNKGAAKFVVENAEALGLLLYDVSTPAMLLDVDSATRNQERVEGITYLITHLDELPEQIANDFKTTMADAKEKLDAGDHVGGMEIYGELTAALGSTALGGLKLTTEVAGAIGKIRKNERLLWGNWNDYPKITKTGPNGPQEYAKIGDRLYSQHAVARMQPSGQRYSSGAPAEGQPQPVTGDRLPYINQPGINYFDGTDNIRGRSISPNHVEDIIQNTTPVKQANGNLRYSSGSIDVITSSEGRVVTIKPIGGK; via the coding sequence ATGAAACAGCTGCTTAAAAAAACGCTCTGCTGGACGCTGAGCCTCACCATTGCGCTCCAGCCCAATATGGTTCAGGCCCAAAGCGCGACCATCACAGTGGACCCAAGCATGCCCACAGCCAGTGTAAGCACCACCATTAACGACACCCCTTTGTTGGATATCGTCGCGCCCAATGGTTCTGGTGTCTCCCACAACAAATTCACTGATTTTAATGTAGGTAAATCCGGGCTGGTGGTGAACAACTCCACCATTGATACCCTGACCAAAACGGGCGGAGCAATCTTTGCCAACCCGAACTTCAGTGGCACAGCGGCCAGTCTGATCATCAATGAAGTCACAAGCGCCAATCGTTCCAGCCTGACAGGCTTTACCGAAATTGCCGGGCAAAAGGCCGATTATATCCTCGCCAACCCCAACGGTATCACCTGTAACGGCTGCGGCTTTATCAACACATCCAGAAGTACGCTCACCACAGGCACCCCTGTTTTTAGTGGCACATCCTTGGATAGCCTGTCAGTCAATGGCGGCGATGTGGTTGTGAACTCTTTGGGGCTGAACGCCAACGATGCGGATGCCTTCGACATCATCACCCGCGCAGCGGAGATCAGCGGAGCCATTAATGCAAAAGAACTGAACATCATCGCCGGGCGCAATGATGTTCAATATTCAGATCGCAGTGTCACCAAGAAAACAGATGATGGCTCCACCAAGCCCACACTGGCGATTGACAGTTCTGCTCTGGGCGGCATGTATGCCGGGCGCATTGCCCTGATCGCCAATGAAACAGGCGTGGGCGTCAATATGCAAGGGGAGATGGCAGCGTCAACGTCGGAGCTGACCATCACCGCCGATGGCAAGATTGAGCTCAAAAAAGCCTCTGCCGCCACCGGTCTCACGATTACGGCGCAAAACAGCAATGATGTGACCGCATCCAGCACTCTCTATGCAGGGGATGACCTAGCCATCAGCGCAGGCGGGACAGCTACGCTCAGTTCGGCCACGCTTTCTACCAAAGACGATGTGACTGTTTCCGCAGCAACTATTACCGCAAGTAATGCCACGATCACTGCCGGGCGCAACAGTGACGGGTCCAATGCGACGACCGGGGACTTATCCCTCACGGCCACCAACAGCCTGAGCTTTGAAGGCAGCACCTTACAAGCTGTGGAAACTGCAACCCTGTCTGCCGATCAAATCAGTGATGGCAGTGCATCCGGCGGGATCACAGCCACCGGGGCTATCAGTATCACGGGCACCACCAGTACCACCCTGACAGGGAATGTCCAATCCAACTCTAACGTCAGCCTGTCCGGGGCGGCGATTACGGCCAAGAATATCACCGCTGGCGGTACGGCAACGATCAATGCCACCAACACCGCCAACCTGTCCGGCCATCTGCAATCCACAAGTACAGCAAGCCTGACAGGCCAGACGATCAGCACAAACCAGATCACCACAGGCGGTGATATTACCCTGACAGCAACCACCCAAGCGACCTTATCTGGCAAAACCCAGTCCAACGCGGCCCTGAACCTCACGGCCCCGACCTTAAGCACAGCAGAGCTGGAGGCGGTGGGTAATCTCACCTTAGAGGGCAGCACCCGTGCCACGACCTCCGGCAACATCACCGCAGGGGGTACCTTCTCGCTCACAGGCGGAGCCCTCACCACAGGGTCCGGTACAGGCGATATCACGGGTACGGCGACCATCAATGGGGCGAGCTATAGCGGCAGCAATGCCTTGGAGGCCACAGGCAACATCACCGTGACCACCACAGGGGATACCACCCTCAACACAGGGGGCAGCCTCACCTCCAGCGGCTCGGTCAGCGTCACTTCAAGCGGTGGCAACATCACAAGCGATGGCACCATCAGTTCACAGACGGGCACCACGCTAACTGCTAATCAGGCCCTCACCACCACGGCGAATTCCCAGACCCAGAGTGCTGATGACACAACGATCACTGCGGGGACGACCCTCACCAACGGCGGGTTGATGACCGCCACAAATGACCTGACACTGACAGCCCTGCATCTAATTAACTCCGGCACCATCTCTGATGGCAGCTCAGACGGGTTTGAGCTGAATATTACAGGGGATTTGACCAACACAGGGCTGCTCTATTCTTCGGGCTCCCTCACCTTGGCGACACCGGGCACATTGACCAATGAGGAAGGCAATATCCTCGCCAATGGCAACATCCAGATCGACAGTAATGGGTCTGGCGGCAAAAACACCAAGGTCTATAACCTGTCAGGCAATATTGAGAGCCTCAATGGCGGGATATCCATTTATACAAATAATCTCACCAATGAGAGGAAAGGGGCAAGCAGCCCAACACCTAAAACGATATCGTCGTCATCTAGCACTAAAACAACTAAGACTAATTATTATCGGGGGTCAGACAGCCATCCTAGTTGTGGAGTTGTTGGCACTTGTTCCTTAACGAGAACAACGAGTTCGTCTTCCGTTATTGAGAAAACAACCAGCTATACAGGAGACCCTGCCAAACTCATCAGTTCTTTGGCCATGACATTGGATGCAACAAATTTGACCAACAAAGGTGGCTATATTGCAACCAACAATGACCTGACACTAAAGGGAAATACTCTCACGAACGAAGGCCAAGCAACCATTAGAACGACAAGTAGCAGCTCGAAAACAGTAAAAATAATAGCATATGTTGATGCTGAGACCGGTTCTATGCCAAGTAGTAAATCAACCTCCTCTTCTTCCTCCACCTCCTCCACTGTTATCGAAGCAGGCGATACCTTCATCACCGCCGGAGGAAATATTACAGGTCCCTTTACAGGCTCCATCGACAATATCTCCATGTTCGGCGGGGCCGACCCGGTGTCTATCACCGCAGGCTCTGCCAACGTTCATGCCACATCGGCTGATATCGGCCTGCCCACCACCGCCAGCATCAATGCCAACATCAGTCTCCCCTCCGGCCCCGGTGGGCTGTTTGTTCAAACGACCAACCCCACCGCCAACTATATCATTGAGGTCAACCCGGCGGTTGCCACCTTGGGCGCACTTTATGGCTCGGATTATTTCACCCAGAAAATGGGCTTCAATCTGGCAGGGGAAGTCAAACGACTGGGCAATAATGATTGGGAGACCCGACAGGTACGTGACCAGATCATGGCCGTCACCCATAATCGTTTCCTCTCTCCCACCATCACCAATGATAACGACCAGTATCTCGCCCTGATGGATGCAGCGCTTGCCCAGCAAGAAGACCTGCAACTCTCTTATGGTGTCGCGCTCAGTTCCAAACAAATTGCCTCTCTTACTCAAGACATGGTCTGGATGGTGGAAGTTGAACTGGAAGACGGTCGCAAGGCGCTTAAGCCCGTGGTCTATTTGGCAGAAGCCACCCGTATGAAAATCGACTCTTCCGGGGCCATCATCCATGCCGAGGGCGATCTTAACCTGACTGCCGGGGGCGACATCACCAACTCCGGCACCCTGTCGGGGGCCAATACCACCATTGCTTCAAGCGCAGGCTCCCTCACCAACACTTACGGCAAGCTGGAAGCGGCCAATGGCAACCTCAATGTAAGTACCGATCAAGACATCACCAACACAGGCGGGCTCCTCACAGGGGAGAACGTCACCCTTAGCGCCACCAACGGCAACTTCACCAACACGACAGAGACATGGCAGCAATCAAGTGCCACCCTTCACGATAACTATGACCGTCGTCGTGACGTAAATATTGGTCGATCCATTGTCAGCGGGTCTCAGGCCCGTGTTCAGGCAACAGGCGGCAATCTCACCATCACCTCCGGCCAAGATATCACCGACACAGGCGGAAAACTTACCTCCACCGGGGATGCCACCCTCAAAGCAGGGGGCGATATCACACTGAAAGCGCTCAAGACTGTCAACAAAAGCTATGACCGTGATCGCCATGGCCGGTATGCAGGTGTCTCCACCACGCAGGAAGCCTATCAAACCAGCGAGATTCACGCAGGCGGTGCCCTTAACCTGAACAGCGCCCAGCAAACCGTGATGCAGGGTTCAACACTGCAAGCAGGCACAGACCTCACCATTACCAGCGGCACTGATACGGTCATGACCGCCGTTCAAAACACCAAAGCCGTCGATAGTGCATCTATTGGTATGAATGGACAGCTGGGCCGTTGGTCCACTCAGGTAAACAACGACCTTGCCAGCCTCAAGGCCGGAAACGATCTGACCATCACCAGCGGTGAAAATACAACCGCCAAAGGCACCACCCTTGTTGCAGGCAATGACCTCAGCATCGACAGCGGTGCCACCACCACCCTCACTGGAGTGCAAGACACCTATAAGCAGGATATCGTCGGTGAAAAGTATGAGCTTCATATCGACAACCGCACTACCGTGAGCGCCCGTGCAATAGCAGGTAGTGACCTGTCTATCAAAAGCGGGGAAGACATCACAGTTGCAGGCAGCACGCTGAGCGCGGGAAAATCCGCCACACTTGAAGCCGATAACAATATCGCGATTGCGGGTATGCAAGATATGAAATACCGCATGGAACGCACCTCCAAAAGCGGCATGTTGTCGTCGTCTTCCACCACCAACACAAGTTACAATGAAAATACGGTCTCCTCTTCCATTACAGCGGGTGAAAATGTCACCATTCGCGCCGCCAATGATACAACCTTGCAGGCCACAAACGTTCGCGCCCGTGATAATTTAAGCCTGAGTGCTGAGCAAAGCCTCACCATTACCTCTGCTGAAGACAAAAGTCATTCCTCAAGCGTGACGACCAAGTCCTTTGGCATCAACCTCGGCGTTGCCAGCTATAATTCCATGAAGGGCACAGCCAGCTCCAACGGCGAAACCACGACTGTTACCTCCACTCTTAGTGGCGATAATGTCAGTATTTCCTCTGGCGCAGACCTCAATATCAAAGGTTCTCAAATTGAGGCAGAGACAGACGCCAGCCTCAATGCTGGCGGCAAGCTCAATATAGAACATGCCAGCAACACTAAGGAAAGCAGCAGCTCCAGCTTTAAAAGCAAGAGCATGAGCGTGACTATCCCCGGTCTGAGCATCGGTTATAATTCCGCCCAAACCCAAACCGACAGCGTCTATGACCAAACCGTTGTGGCCGCTACGCTTAAGTCCGGCAATGACCTAAATGTCAATGTCGGGGCTGATGCGGCCATCACTGGCTCTGAGCTGGAAGCAGGCGGTGATCTAAACATGACGGTGGGCGGCGACCTTAACCTCGCCACTGCCCAGAACGTCCATCAAGAAACCCACAGCCAGACAAGCTCCAAGGGTTTCAACATCGGGGTGTCTTTCGCGAACGTTGGCGTTAATGTCGCCCAGACCAAGATAAAAGGCAGCGAGCAATCCGCCCTTGATGTCATCAATGAAGGCACTGTTCTTAAGGCCGACCAGAACCTGAACGTCAGTGCGGATAATATCTCTATTGTCTCTGGTGAGCTTTCAAGCGGCACAGACACCACGTTAAGTGCCACCAATGACATTGCGATGACCACCGCGCAAGACATCCACCAGACCTCCAGCTCCACCCTCACGGGCAAGACCACGTCCGTCGGGGTGAGCTATGGCGGACAAACCGAAGGCGGTGACACCAATTACAGCGTGGGTATGACGGCCTCCAAAGGCAAGTTCACCACGAACACCACGACCCAAACGGATACCCTGCAACAGGGCACAGAAATCACCGCTGGTAATGACATCAACATCACCTCCGGCAAGGATACCACGCTGGTCAATGCGGAGCTGACAGCAGGCGACAGCACCACCATTGAGGCAGGCGGCGATGTCAATCTGCTGGCGGCAGCTGATACGCACGCCACCACTAATTCCACCTCCACCACCAAGACCTCGTCTGTCGGTGTCAACGTCGGGGCGAGCCTGAATTATGACAATGGTGGGCCAGATAGCACGTTCGGCAGTAAGGATGGAAAATTTACCACCGGCACTTTGGGCGTCGGGGTGACCCAGACCAAGTCCAAGAGCAGCACAACCTCAACCACCACAACCCAGACCGTCCATCAGGGCACGACCATCCGCTCAGGTGACGGCACAACGGTGACAGCTGCCAATGATGCCACTGTAGAAAACACCGAAACCACCGGACAGGTTCTACAGGATGGCGACACACTCACAGCGGGCGACACGGTAACGGAAACTACCCTCACCAATACAGTCAAGACGGTGACCACCAGCACGTCAAGCTCCAGCAGCTCCAGCTCCTTATCCGGTCCTGACCTCAAACAGTTCGTCCTCGACAGCGTTGCTAATGCCGTAGGTGAAATAGGGGCCAACAAGATCGGGGATATGAAAGCGGGTGAGAAGAACGAAGATGGCACCCAGGAAGAAGGAATTGATGAGGGGACACATAAAATCCTCCATGCCGCAAATGGAGCCATAGAGGGTTTCATACGAAGCGGTGGTGATCTGGATGCGGCGGGGGCAGGCGCTATCGGTGCTGTGGTTGGGGAAGTCACGGCTGAAGTAGCCGGGGATTTGATTTCCAAAGACGACGAAGACAGAAACCAGAAAATCACCTACGCCGCCACAACAGCAGCCCTGATTGCAGCCAACCTTCTAGGACAGGATAGCGATATAGCCATGCAAGCCGCCAGTAATGCGGTGAAGAATAACCGCATGCTCCATACCACAGAAATTCTGGCGGTTGAAAAAACTGCGGAGCAAATGGCAAAAACCAAAGGCGGTACAAAAGAGGAATGGGTCACTCGTTTGGGTAATGAAGCCTTGCGTCAGGTCGACGCTGAAATGTCCCGAGAAATTGCTCAGGACAGTGAAGCCCTTGCCATCCTGAAAACCATGGACAATTACGGCAAAGGCTTTACAGACAACCTCGGCAACCAGCTCAAGTTCCTCAGTGAGGATAATCAATTTAACAACCCCAGTCTCTTTGCCAGCACTGTTATGGCAAACAAAAGTTTCTATGATGTAGTCCTGAAAGACTTCGCGCCAACTGGTTTTGAAAACCTCAAAGGTGTTTTGCCGGGCTCCACACTGGGCATGGCAAATGCTTTGCAGGAAATCCACAAAAGTTCCAACGTTGTTGGGGGTGGGACTGAGCTTAATCTGACAGATCAGGAAAAAATCAATCGCACATTCGAATTGGTTGAAACCAGCAAACAGATTTATCTGGTTAAGCAAGAGCTAAAGAACGCTAAACAAAAAACACTAACATCAGATCAAAAATCTGAGCTGTTTTTGTTGAATGATGGATTGGAGCTTACCAAAACGAAAGTTATGGGCGGCATCACTCAAACGATGCAGACAGGCTTTAACAAAGGCGCTGCCAAGTTTGTTGTGGAAAATGCAGAAGCGTTGGGGCTGCTACTCTATGACGTTTCTACACCCGCTATGCTTCTGGATGTAGATTCTGCTACACGCAATCAGGAACGCGTTGAGGGCATCACCTATCTAATCACCCATTTAGACGAACTGCCTGAACAAATTGCCAACGACTTTAAAACCACCATGGCAGACGCCAAGGAGAAACTGGACGCAGGCGACCATGTCGGTGGTATGGAAATTTATGGGGAACTGACTGCCGCGCTTGGAAGCACCGCTTTAGGCGGCCTGAAACTGACAACTGAGGTTGCTGGTGCGATTGGGAAAATTAGGAAGAATGAACGCTTATTATGGGGAAACTGGAACGATTATCCGAAAATAACGAAAACAGGGCCTAACGGCCCCCAGGAATATGCTAAAATAGGTGATAGACTGTATTCTCAACACGCCGTTGCGCGTATGCAACCAAGCGGCCAAAGGTATTCTTCAGGTGCCCCTGCCGAAGGGCAGCCACAACCAGTAACAGGTGATCGCCTACCATATATTAACCAGCCGGGGATCAATTATTTCGATGGTACTGATAACATAAGAGGTCGCTCAATATCACCAAATCATGTAGAAGATATTATTCAAAATACAACACCAGTAAAACAAGCTAATGGGAATCTTCGATACTCTTCTGGCAGTATTGATGTGATCACTAGCTCTGAAGGAAGAGTTGTAACCATTAAACCGATTGGAGGAAAATGA